In a single window of the Neospora caninum Liverpool complete genome, chromosome VIIa genome:
- a CDS encoding 40S ribosomal protein S12, related encodes MSDVESIADEVVAPVEEEEEVKDLMTAIRKVLKNALIHDGLVRGLHEVAKALDAKKAQVCFLSESCSEPAYKKLVQGLCKEHGIPLLDVTDSKELGEWAGLCKVDKDGTARKVVGASCVCVTDFGEESEALTFLQNHIKTLS; translated from the exons ATGTCTGACGTTGAGAGCATTGCTGACGAAGTTGTGGCCCCTgtggaggaggaggaagaggtgaAGGATTTGATGACTGCGATCCGGAAG GTGCTGAAGAACGCATTGATCCACGATGGTCTTGTTCGTGGCCTGCACGAGGTGGCGAAGGCCCTTGACGCAAAGAAAGCACAAGTTTGCTTTTTGTCTGAAAGCTGCTCGGAGCCGGCGTACAAGAAGCTGGTCCAGGGCTTGTGCAAGGAACATGGAATCCCCCTGCTTGATGTGACGGACAGCAAGGAACTGGGCGAATGGGCGGGACTCTGCAAAGTCGACAAAGACGGTACCGCTCGCAAGGTCGTGGGTGCGTCGTGCGTGTGCGTCACCGACTttggcgaggagagcgaggctcTGACTTTCCTCCAGAACCACATCAAGACTCTCAGTTGA